In one window of Methanocorpusculum sp. DNA:
- a CDS encoding PKD domain-containing protein translates to MILKQCLLVLLAMFLVMGCVGAVSADDEPKINSFTANSIEVNVNSPVTFTFSVDDNTTSLTLKYFATDSENNVFGQTSASHTYSTPGPYVATLTATNATSGMTDIKTLDIQVNEIVIPLTASFIMYPTSGTAPLSVQFSNTSTGSPNSWAWDFGDGDSSLNQNPTHTFSSAGTYTVSLTVSKEGMESSTTSHNITVSPAPTLTNITSLSVTELTAPVYSATPDTTFVVSGGGTPVSVSWNAGASTFGENTQYTATITIQNASGYVFTAAKPTVSLNGDSVSSTYVTVNPSTQLLTISHTFPATAAKILPTITLSANVTSGTVSLPVKFTYNITNATSTSWTSWTYGDGSTASLSSLSGTLTHTYTSVGNYTANLTATNANGTVYKTVVITVNKVGLDASFTASSESGTMPLTVLFVDKSAGSPTQWVWDFGGLGSSATKNPSFTFTSAGTYIVKLTVIDSTGATDSYSRAIYVNSPVTTSTTTPTPTPTNASLTTLSIGEIVIPAPLDIIKEFMHLFYSLFDSTNYVFIVNES, encoded by the coding sequence ATGATACTGAAACAATGTTTACTGGTGCTTCTCGCGATGTTCCTTGTGATGGGATGCGTGGGAGCAGTGAGTGCAGATGACGAACCGAAAATTAATTCTTTCACTGCAAATTCAATAGAAGTTAATGTAAATTCTCCAGTGACATTTACTTTTTCTGTTGATGATAATACCACATCTCTCACACTCAAATATTTTGCAACTGATTCAGAAAATAATGTATTCGGCCAAACAAGTGCATCTCACACATATTCTACGCCTGGACCTTATGTTGCAACTCTCACAGCCACAAATGCCACTTCTGGAATGACTGATATCAAGACCCTTGATATTCAAGTTAATGAGATAGTAATCCCGCTCACAGCCTCTTTTATCATGTATCCTACATCGGGAACTGCTCCTCTAAGTGTTCAGTTTTCCAATACGTCTACCGGATCACCTAATAGTTGGGCTTGGGATTTTGGCGATGGAGATTCCTCTTTAAATCAAAATCCAACACATACCTTCTCAAGTGCCGGAACATATACTGTGAGTCTGACTGTGAGCAAGGAAGGAATGGAATCTAGTACAACATCACACAACATCACCGTTAGTCCAGCCCCGACTCTTACCAACATCACCTCTCTTTCCGTAACCGAACTTACCGCTCCGGTGTATAGCGCAACGCCAGACACTACCTTCGTCGTTTCTGGCGGAGGGACGCCGGTCAGTGTATCATGGAATGCCGGTGCTTCAACATTTGGAGAAAATACGCAGTACACCGCGACCATCACGATCCAAAACGCATCCGGGTATGTATTCACTGCAGCCAAACCTACAGTCTCGCTGAATGGAGATTCCGTTTCTTCCACATATGTGACCGTAAATCCCAGCACGCAGCTGCTTACTATCTCCCACACTTTTCCGGCAACCGCAGCAAAAATCCTGCCGACCATCACGCTTTCCGCAAATGTTACCTCAGGTACCGTATCGCTGCCGGTCAAATTCACGTATAATATAACCAATGCAACCTCGACTTCATGGACCTCGTGGACCTATGGGGATGGGTCGACTGCTTCCCTCTCCTCACTGAGCGGTACGCTGACCCACACATACACGAGCGTCGGGAACTACACAGCAAATCTTACGGCAACCAATGCTAACGGAACGGTGTATAAAACGGTCGTGATCACGGTGAATAAAGTAGGGCTCGACGCATCTTTTACAGCCTCATCCGAATCCGGAACCATGCCATTAACTGTTTTGTTCGTTGACAAATCCGCTGGTTCGCCCACACAATGGGTCTGGGACTTCGGCGGACTTGGCTCTTCGGCGACGAAGAATCCCTCCTTCACCTTTACCTCGGCAGGAACCTATATAGTTAAGCTGACGGTCATCGATAGTACGGGAGCAACAGATTCGTATTCCCGGGCAATTTACGTGAACTCCCCGGTCACTACATCCACCACGACTCCTACCCCCACACCGACCAACGCCTCACTTACCACCCTGTCCATTGGAGAGATAGTCATCCCGGCTCCTCTTGACATCATCAAAGAGTTCATGCATCTTTTCTACAGTCTGTTCGATTCAACGAATTATGTGTTTATTGTGAATGAGAGCTGA